DNA from Desulfatirhabdium butyrativorans DSM 18734:
CTTCCGACTGGTACCACAAGATGGTAGCCAATATCGCCTATGGAGACAAGGCAGGCGATAGTGTTCCGGGTGAGACGGAAGCGGAAAAAGTCCAATATGTCCTCGATCGGGGGGGGCGGTTCGAAGACTACAGCAAGTCGCACAACGGCGATCATACCAGCCACCCCTACAAAAACATTTGTCTGATCTACAACGAAAAACTGGCCACCACCCGGGATTCGATGACCGGGCAGTTCTTTGACGGACTTCCCTATTACGAGCCTATCCGGGATGCCATGGGAAGACCGGCCGATATGCAGAAGGACAAGTATCCCTTCCATATCATCACCTATCATCCGGTGTACCATGCGCAGGCGCGCACCGCAGTCAGCAAGTGGTTGATGGACCTGACCCCCGAGGAATGCGTGGAAATCTATGCCGGTGATGCACAACAGCTTGGGATTCGATACGGGGACATGGTTCGCGTGTATTCCCCCTCCAATCCGGAAGGGGTCAAGGGACGGGCCTTCGTCACCGAGGCCATGCGGCCGGGCATCATTTCCATACCGCACTCTCTGGGGCATTGGGAATACGGCAGCAAATCCTATACGCTGGATGGAAAGGCGACTCCCCACCGGAGTTTTATCGGTCGTGGATGCAGCGCCAACCCGGTGATGATGCTCGATCCCCACCTCAAGGATGTTTGCATGCAGGATCCGATCGGGGGCAGCGCTTCCTTTTATGATTCCTATGTCGCTATCGAGAAGGTGAAGGAATAAGCTCATGGCAAATCAGCAGGAAATCGACTGGCCGGTATCCAGATCCCGCATCTATGCGTTGCTTGGACAATTGACCACCCGGCAACCCAACCCGGAAGACATGGAACGGTTGATCCGAGCGGAATCCATTGCCCTCATCGATGCCCTGTTCGGCGATCCGGACATCGGCGCCATCTTTCGGCAAGCGGCGCTTCTGCATTCGACCGGAGAATTGTCGCCCGATACGGTGGAACTGGATTTTCAGGCACTGATGCGTGTGCCTGGTCCGTCCTATACCCACCCTTATGAATCGTGTTATCGGGACCGGCGAGGAAACAACGGCAATACCAAATGGGGTGGGATCTGCGGGCCTTATGTCCAGCAAACGGAGCGCTATTATGAAAGCGAAGGACTTTCTCCCATGTATGACACCGTCGATTTCGCCGATCATATCGGAGCGGAATTGTCCTTCATGGCCCATCTGTGCGAGCAGCAAGGCAAGGCGCTTGACGATGGAACCGAGGAAATGGCCTTGCAGATTCGGCAGAAACAGGAGGCATTCGCAAAGGAGCATCTTTTCCAGTGGGCCGAAGATTTCGGTTCCGAATTGTCGGCCAAAGCCATGACACCCTTCTATCAGGGCGTGGGGCGTATGCTTCAGGCCTTCATCCAATTGGAAAGAACCGTCGGTATACAGGAAAATTGACCTGGGAAAGCGAACGAACACAATCCGGTTTCTTTTCGCGAAAGCCGAGGGAAACCGGATTGTCTTTCCTGTTTGCGGCAACGAAACGCTATTTCACCAAGCAGCACAACATCGTAAAGGGACTGCCATGCAGAAAGCCCCGGAGTATCAGGGTCGGGTGGTTGCCGTATCGATCAGTGATCGAAAAGGCATCAAGAAGCGAAATGTCGAAGAAGTCCAATTGCGGATCAACCATGGGATCGAAGGGGACGCCCACGCCGGTGATTGGCATCGGCAGGTCAGTCTGCTCGGCATGGAATCTATCCAAAAAATTCAGGCCAAGGGCCTGGATGTGGCTCCAGGCGATTTTGCCGAAAACATCACCACCGAAGGCATTTGTCTCTGGGAACTGCCGATCGGCACGCGACTTCGGATGGGAGATGCCGCTCTGGTGGAAGTGACCCAGATCGGAAAGACCTGCCACCGGCATTGTGCGATTTTTCATGAGGTCGGTGATTGCGTCATGCCACGAGAAGGCATTTTCGTGCATGTGCTCGAACCCGGTATCGTCAGACCCGGAGACACCATTGAGGTGGTTCAATGGTGTCTGAACGGAAACCCGGTTTTGGTTACAACCTGAGCCGGAGGGCAGGCTGTTTTGCGATACAGCGGGAACTTGTTTGAAGCCGCCTGAGATCGTAGGGTCGGGCGTTCTCAAGGCGAAAGCACGATATAAAACCCTCATTCATTGGATTCGGCTTTTCTTGATGGCCCCGGATCCGCCCGACCCGTACGAGATCGGGCGGCTGAGTTTTCACGCTGTATCGCAAAATTGCCTGCCCGAAGGCGGCGCGCTGCTCCAAATAGGGGTTTTTCGTTCAGGCACTAAATCATGGTCTCGCAAAAGGTCGAGAAGGCTCATCGGAGCCGCAAGGAAGGGAAAACGACATGAGAAAGATATTGATCTTGGGAGCAGGGGCCGGCGGAACCATTGTTGCCAACATGTTGCGCAAGCAGTTGAGTGATGCCGAATGGCAGATCACCATCATCGACAGGGACGAACGGCACCACTATCAGGCCGGATACCTGTTCATCCCGTTCGGGGTATATTCCGAACAGGATGTCCTCAAACCGAAAAAAGAATTCATTCCTCCGGATGTCGATTTCGTGGTGGATCACATCGTCAAGATCGATCCGGAGCAGCGGCGTGTGGAAACCCGGACAGGGCGATACGACTACGACTGGCTGATCATCGCCACCGGATGCGACATCCATCCGGAGGAGATTCCCGGCATGTCCGACGGCTGGCGAAGCAGCATCTTCGATTTCTACACGCTGGACGGCGCCAAGGCGTTGTTCAAGGCCCTGAAGTATTTTTCCGACGGCAAGATCGTTCTGAACATCGCAGAAGTTCCCTATAAATGCCCCATTGCACCGCTCGAATTCGTCTTCATGGCGGACTGGTTCTTTACTGTCAACGGGGTACGGGACAAGGTCGAGATCGAATTCGTGACCCCTCTCGACAACGTGTTCACCAAGCCTGTTGCCACCAAGGCATTGGCCATGGTGGCCGAGAAGAAAAACATCAAAGTAACTCCGTACTTCGATCTGGCACAGGTGAATGCTGCGGAGAAAACCATCGAGTCCCACAAGGGCCTCAAGGTCGGCTATGACCTGCTGGTGGCCATTCCGCCCAACATGGGAGACAAGGCGCTGATCGACTCCGGCATCAGCGATCCGGTCGGCTTCGTTCAAACGGACAAACACACGCTGAAGGCCGCCAACTTTGACAGAATCTACGTCATTGGCGATACAACGAATGTGCCGACCTCCAAGGCCGGATCGGTGGCCCATTACATGGCCTATACCCTGGTGGAGAACCTCATTCGGGAGATCGACGGTCATGCACCGCTTCCCAAATTCGACGGTCATGCCACCTGTTTCCTCGCTTCTGGATTCGAGAAGGCCATTCTCCTGGATTTCAACTATGCCGTGGAACCGCTTCCGGGCAAGTTCCCCTTCCCGGGCATGGGTCCGTTCAGTCTTCTTCAGGAAAGTCTCGGCAATCATTGGGGAAAAATGATGTTCCGCTGGGTCTACTGGAACCTCATGATGAAGGGGCTGGATCTGCCTTTGGAGCCCCAGATGAACATGGCCGGAAAAGTCCGACCAAGCGCCTGAAGGAGGTGATCCCATGACCAACGAAGAACAGATTCTGCAGCGGCTGGAAAACCTGGAGCGTCAGGTGGCCCCGCTGGCCGCCTTTGCCAAGGGAGCAGGCGAGCTGCGGGAAGAAATCGCACCGCGGATCAACGAGGCCGTCCAGGCACTCATTGTGGAGCTGGCCGATGTCGAAGCGGATTTTCGGATCGAAGATCTGCTGTATTTAATCAAGAAACTCATGCGCAACCTGAATACCCTGAACTACGTTCTCGATCAAATCCGGAACCTGGTCGATTTCGCCCTGACGGCGGAGCCGTTGCTCAAGAGCAGTGTGCCGCAGGTGATTGCCTTTCTCGACGGGTTGGAGCAGGGAGGTGTTTTCCGGTTGATGTCGATTGCGACGGAAGTCCTGCGGAAAATCGGATCGACATATTCACCGGAGGACATGCAGCAGATCGGCGACGGCGTCGTTCGACTGATCGGGGTGCTGAAGCGATTGACGGCTCCATCCGCCCTCGATTTGCTGGAACGCGCCGCTGAAGTACCGACCCGGGTCGATCTGGCCGCTGCCCGTCCCGTGGGACTGTGGGGAATGGTCGGTGCCATGGGGGATCGGGACGTGCAGCAGGGTCTTGGGGTGTTGATGGAGCTTACCAAGGGCCTTGGGACAATCAAGGCTCAGGCGTAGCCTGTCGTTTGGCTCCGTACGTAGTGCCTGAACAGAAATCCCCTGTTCGGAGCAGCACGCCGCCATGTACCCTCTGCATCAAGAAAGGAGTATGCCATGACCGTCAAATTCAATCAATACTGGCGCATCGATCCGGAGAAACGATCCGAGTATGTAACGTTTATTCTGAAGAAATACATTCCGGGCGTCAATCGGTTGGGGATTCATATCGTTGCCGGATGGGTGGTTCTTGTTGGCGGCTATAGCGAGATTATACTGGAAGCTGTCGCCAACGATCTGCATCTGCTCGAAGAGGCCCTGACGAATTCAAAATACAAAACCCTGAGTCAGGATTTGCTGAAATTTATCAAAGGATACAAATCGAAGGTTCTGGTTTCGAGCGGAAGAAAAGAGGCCTATTCGAAAGAAATTCAGACCGAAATCATCAAGTTCAACCAATCCTGGGACATTATCAGTAAACATTACAACGATTACACGAACTTTACGGCTCAAACGTTTTATCCCTGTATGGAAGAATTGGGGATCCGAATTGCCGGTGAATGGGAAGTGCTGATCGGCGAAGGGCCCCGCATGATTTGCGAAGGAAGGACCGATCAATCGGACAAGTTGTTGGAAAGACTTCGCGGGAACTTGTTTCAAAAGGTTCTGTGGGAACTCAAGCGATTCGTCGAAAACTATGAGAGCCGAATCCTGACGTTTCACATTCAAAAGAGCATCGGATACAAGACCCAGCATTACGAACTGGTGCTTATTTGATGGAATTGCAGTCTGCCGTTCCAATGACTGTCGTCCACCGAGGCGCTGGGCCGGATTTTACATCCGGCCGGTCCTTCATGGGCAAATTCCCCAGAAAGAGATCTCCAGGAGGCCATGGTGAATCCACCGTTTCGATTCGAAACTCTCTGCGTGCATGCCGGTCAAGAAGAGCCGGATCCGGCGACCACGTCCAGGGCTGTACCCGTTTACCGGACATCCTCATTCGTGTTCAAGAATACCCGACATGCGGCGGATCTCTTCGGTCTGAAGGAGCCTGGCAACATTTACAGCCGCATCGGAAACCCGACCCAGGAAATCCTGGAAAAGCGGGTTGCGGCGCTCGAAAACGGCGCAGCCGCGCTCGCTCTGGCTTCGGGAACGGCGGCTATTTTCTATACGGTGATCACCCTCTGTCATTGCGGCGACGAAATCGTTTCCGCAAACAATCTTTATGGCGGCACCTACACCATGTTCGACAGTATCCTGCCGCAATTCGGCGTTCGGGTCACCTTCGTGGATCCTCGAAACCCCGAAAATTTCAATCGAGCCATCACCGAAAAGACCAAAGGCATTTTCATCGAAACGATCGGCAACCCGGTTCTTGAAGTCGCCGACATCGAGGTTGTAGCGGGCATCGCCCGTAAACACCACCTGCCGCTCATCGTGGATGCCACCTTTACCACTCCCTATCTGCTTCGGTGCATCGATCACGGAGCGGATATCGTGGTGCATTCGCTTACGAAATGGATGGGAGGCCATGGAACAGCCATTGGCGGAATCGTGGTGGACGCCGGAACATTCGATTGGACAGACCCGAAATTTTCGCTTTTCAACGAACCGGATCCATCCTACCACGGATTGCGCTATGCCCACGATCTCGGGGAAATGAACCCCGTAGCCTTCGCCATGCGGATGCGCTTGGTGGCCCTTCGGAACCTTGGTGCCTGCATATCGCCGGACAACGCCTGGATCTTTCTGCAAGGACTCGAAACCCTGCCTCTTCGGATGCAACGGCATTGCGAAAACGCTATGGCTGTGGCCCGGTTTCTAGCCTCGCATCCCGGAGTGCGTTGGGTGCGGTATCCGGGACTCGAGACGGACCCAAATCACCGGGTAGCTGTTCGATATCTGAAAAACGGGTTCGGCGGCATGGTGGTATTCGGCATCCGGGGCGGTCCGGCTGCAGGGGCGCATTTCGTGGAGAGCCTCCGTCTCTTTTCTCACCTGGCCAATGTCGGTGATGCCAAAAGTCTTGTGTTGCACCCATCCAGTACCTCCCATGCCCAGCTATCGGAGGAGCAACAATTGGCTAGTGGTCTTACGCCTGACCTGATCCGTCTTTCCATCGGCATCGAGCACATCGACGATATTCTGGCGGACCTGAAACAGGCTCTGGACGGTATTTGAGGCATAGAAAGCATGAAGGCGCAGCCACCCTGAACTTGAGGCATGAACAACGGATGACCCTTTTCGGGTGAGTTTCGATGGACCTATGAGTGAATACGCCCAACATGACATATCGGGTCGGACGGTTGGCATCGTCAGAAACCAATTCTTCACCTTTGCCCAGCCACCCAATGAAATGATTCTCGAGAGCGGGGCGCGCCTTGGCCCGATCACCCTGGCCTACGAGACATACGGCACCCTGAACGAAGAGGGCAGCAACGCAATCCTGATATGTCATGCCCTTTCCGGAGATTCCCATGCCGCGGGGTACTATTCGGGGCAATCGACGCCAGGCTGGTGGGAAAACATGGTCGGCCCCGGAAAGGGCATCGATACGAACTGCTATTTTGTGGTATGTTCCAATGTGATCGGCAGTTGCATGGGGTCTACCGGACCGGGCAGCATCAACCCGAAGACCGGGAAGCACTACGCCCTGGACTTTCCGGTCGTAACGATCGGAGACATGGTTCGTGCGCAAAATGCGCTGCGGGAGTACATCGGCGTCGAACGCTGGCATGCTGTCGTTGGCGGATCGATCGGCGGCATGCAGGCACTTGAATGGTCGCTTCGATATCCCGATCGAGTGCGCTCCGCCGTTCTTCTGGCCACCACCATGAGGCATTCGGCTCTGGCCATCGCCTTCAACGAAGTGGCCCGACAGGCCATCATGATCGATCCGAACTGGAACGAGGGAAATTATTATTCGGGTCAAAAGCCCGGGCTTGGATTGGCGGTCGCCCGGATGATCGGGCATATCACCTATCTGTCGGATCAATCCATGCGGCTGAAATTCGGCAGGCGGCTTCAGGACAAGAGCGATTTTTCGTTTCAATTCGACGCCGACTTTCAGGTTGAAAGCTATCTGCATCATCAGGGACGTAAATTCGTGGACCGTTTCGACGCCAACTCCTTCCTGTATATCACGAAAGCTGCGGATTATTACGATGCGATCAGGAGTCACGGCGACGGTTCCAGCGTCCGGGCTTTCTCAAGCAGTCAGGCTTCCTATCTGATCGTCTCCTACACATCCGATTGGCTGTATCCCACCTACCAGTCCAAAGACATGGTGAAAGCCATGAAAAAAAATGGCCTGAACGTGAGCTTCTGTGAAATCGAAGCGGACTGGGGGCACGATGCCTTTCTTCTGCCAAACGAACGTCTGAGCGCCATGATTCGGGGGTTTCTCGAACGTGTCGAATACAGCGATGAGCAAACCTCTGCGACATGATCTGCAGATCATTGCCTCCTGGATTGCGCCTGGTTCTCGGGTGCTGGATCTGGGATGTGGCGAAGGCGATCTGCTCCAGTTTCTAATGCGCCATCGGCAGGTTCGCGGATCGGGCATCGAACACGACGAAACGAAAGTCATCGCAGGCATTCAGAAAGGCGTCAGCATCTTGCACGGAGATATCAATACGGAAATTCTCGATTATCCGGAGAACAGCTTCGATTATGCGATTCTGAGCCAGACTCTCCAACAGGTGTACGATCCGGCGGCTCTCATTGAACGAATGCTTCAGGTTGCATCTGCCGGAATCGTGAGTTTTCCGAATTTCGGCCAGTGGAACATCCGGATGCAACTGATGTTTTCGGGATATGCCCCCAAAACACCGCAATTGCCCTACGAATGGTACAACACCCCGAACATTCGGGTCATTACGATTCAGGACTTTCGGAAATTCGTTCGGGATGTCGGATTAAGCGTCCTTCGGGAAGAGGCGATCGCCGCCCAGGATGAAAATCGCCTCGGAAAACGGATTCGCTTTCTGCCGAATCTGCGGGCAGCCTATGGAATTTTCATGATCGGTCGGGGATTACAGCCAAAGCGACAATGATCGGCCCAATGGCGATGGATGCCAAAAGGTAGGACGCCGTGACCGGTCGCTTGTCACCATCATCTCCAATCCATACCCCACAGGACTGAAACCATGTCCACCAGATACGATATCGTCATCATCGGAGCAGGTCCAGGCGGGATCGCGGCCGGATGGCTCGCCAAATCATTCGGCATGTCCTATGTCCTTCTTGAAAAAGGTCCGATGGTGTTGCAAGGCATCCGTGAAACCTATCCCAAGGGCAAACGGGTCTATCCAACCGTTCCGAAACACCATGATGAACCCTTTGCGATTCCCGATCTCAAGCCCCCCGAGGAACGAATTCCCGTTGAGCAATATGTCGAACGCGTAGAACAGGCCGTGCTCGAGCAGCAGCTGA
Protein-coding regions in this window:
- a CDS encoding DUF1641 domain-containing protein, whose protein sequence is MTNEEQILQRLENLERQVAPLAAFAKGAGELREEIAPRINEAVQALIVELADVEADFRIEDLLYLIKKLMRNLNTLNYVLDQIRNLVDFALTAEPLLKSSVPQVIAFLDGLEQGGVFRLMSIATEVLRKIGSTYSPEDMQQIGDGVVRLIGVLKRLTAPSALDLLERAAEVPTRVDLAAARPVGLWGMVGAMGDRDVQQGLGVLMELTKGLGTIKAQA
- a CDS encoding TorD/DmsD family molecular chaperone; this encodes MANQQEIDWPVSRSRIYALLGQLTTRQPNPEDMERLIRAESIALIDALFGDPDIGAIFRQAALLHSTGELSPDTVELDFQALMRVPGPSYTHPYESCYRDRRGNNGNTKWGGICGPYVQQTERYYESEGLSPMYDTVDFADHIGAELSFMAHLCEQQGKALDDGTEEMALQIRQKQEAFAKEHLFQWAEDFGSELSAKAMTPFYQGVGRMLQAFIQLERTVGIQEN
- the metX gene encoding homoserine O-acetyltransferase MetX: MSEYAQHDISGRTVGIVRNQFFTFAQPPNEMILESGARLGPITLAYETYGTLNEEGSNAILICHALSGDSHAAGYYSGQSTPGWWENMVGPGKGIDTNCYFVVCSNVIGSCMGSTGPGSINPKTGKHYALDFPVVTIGDMVRAQNALREYIGVERWHAVVGGSIGGMQALEWSLRYPDRVRSAVLLATTMRHSALAIAFNEVARQAIMIDPNWNEGNYYSGQKPGLGLAVARMIGHITYLSDQSMRLKFGRRLQDKSDFSFQFDADFQVESYLHHQGRKFVDRFDANSFLYITKAADYYDAIRSHGDGSSVRAFSSSQASYLIVSYTSDWLYPTYQSKDMVKAMKKNGLNVSFCEIEADWGHDAFLLPNERLSAMIRGFLERVEYSDEQTSAT
- the sqr gene encoding type III sulfide quinone reductase, selenoprotein subtype, with the protein product MRKILILGAGAGGTIVANMLRKQLSDAEWQITIIDRDERHHYQAGYLFIPFGVYSEQDVLKPKKEFIPPDVDFVVDHIVKIDPEQRRVETRTGRYDYDWLIIATGCDIHPEEIPGMSDGWRSSIFDFYTLDGAKALFKALKYFSDGKIVLNIAEVPYKCPIAPLEFVFMADWFFTVNGVRDKVEIEFVTPLDNVFTKPVATKALAMVAEKKNIKVTPYFDLAQVNAAEKTIESHKGLKVGYDLLVAIPPNMGDKALIDSGISDPVGFVQTDKHTLKAANFDRIYVIGDTTNVPTSKAGSVAHYMAYTLVENLIREIDGHAPLPKFDGHATCFLASGFEKAILLDFNYAVEPLPGKFPFPGMGPFSLLQESLGNHWGKMMFRWVYWNLMMKGLDLPLEPQMNMAGKVRPSA
- a CDS encoding MOSC domain-containing protein, which translates into the protein MQKAPEYQGRVVAVSISDRKGIKKRNVEEVQLRINHGIEGDAHAGDWHRQVSLLGMESIQKIQAKGLDVAPGDFAENITTEGICLWELPIGTRLRMGDAALVEVTQIGKTCHRHCAIFHEVGDCVMPREGIFVHVLEPGIVRPGDTIEVVQWCLNGNPVLVTT
- the metW gene encoding methionine biosynthesis protein MetW, translated to MSKPLRHDLQIIASWIAPGSRVLDLGCGEGDLLQFLMRHRQVRGSGIEHDETKVIAGIQKGVSILHGDINTEILDYPENSFDYAILSQTLQQVYDPAALIERMLQVASAGIVSFPNFGQWNIRMQLMFSGYAPKTPQLPYEWYNTPNIRVITIQDFRKFVRDVGLSVLREEAIAAQDENRLGKRIRFLPNLRAAYGIFMIGRGLQPKRQ
- a CDS encoding O-acetylhomoserine aminocarboxypropyltransferase/cysteine synthase family protein — protein: MNPPFRFETLCVHAGQEEPDPATTSRAVPVYRTSSFVFKNTRHAADLFGLKEPGNIYSRIGNPTQEILEKRVAALENGAAALALASGTAAIFYTVITLCHCGDEIVSANNLYGGTYTMFDSILPQFGVRVTFVDPRNPENFNRAITEKTKGIFIETIGNPVLEVADIEVVAGIARKHHLPLIVDATFTTPYLLRCIDHGADIVVHSLTKWMGGHGTAIGGIVVDAGTFDWTDPKFSLFNEPDPSYHGLRYAHDLGEMNPVAFAMRMRLVALRNLGACISPDNAWIFLQGLETLPLRMQRHCENAMAVARFLASHPGVRWVRYPGLETDPNHRVAVRYLKNGFGGMVVFGIRGGPAAGAHFVESLRLFSHLANVGDAKSLVLHPSSTSHAQLSEEQQLASGLTPDLIRLSIGIEHIDDILADLKQALDGI